Genomic segment of Streptomyces alboniger:
GGGCGGCCCGCCGCGCGCGTGACCTCTCCGACGCCGACGCGCTGCGGCTGCACCGGGTCCTCGCCGTCTCCGCGGACGAGATCGAGGCCGCCCAGCTCCTGCTGCGGGACGCCGCGCAGCGCGCCGACGCCGGCACCTGGACCGAGCGGGACGTGGCGCGCAACCGCCGCATCGCGGCGTCGGCGGTCGGCCTGCTCGCGCGCGCGGTCGAGCGGCTCCACCGCACCGGCGTACGCCCGGACCCGGCGGGCCCGGACGTCGTCGGGCGGTGCCGTCGCGACGTACGTACCGTGGCGGGCCACCGGATGCTGCGCAGGGAGCGGGCCGCGGTCGACTACGCCCGCAGCGTCTTCTCCGAGCTGTCCGACATACCCGCGCCCGCGGTACCCGCCCCCGCGCGGGAGCTGACCCCGGAGGCTCCCCATGCCGACATCTGAACTCTCAACACCCCGACGCCCGCGTCTCGTCTTCTCCGACGTGGACGAGACGCTGATCACCTGCAAAAGCCTCCTCGACTTCCTCGGCTACTACTTAGCGGGCCGCTACGGCCCCGAGGGGGCGAGCCGCGCGGCCCGGATCCGCGAGGACCTGCACGCGCAAGTGACGGCGGGCCTCCCGCGGGCCGACGCCAACCGCGCGTACTACCGCGCCTGGCGGGGTGAGCCGGTGGCGGCGGTCGAGGAGTGGGCCCGCCGCTGGTTTGCCGAACGCAGCGCCGCCGAGGGCTTCTACGTCCGCGAGGTCGCGGCACAGCTGCGCGGACACCGGGCCGAGGGCGCGAGCATCGTCCTGGTCTCCGGCTCGTTCAGACCGCTCCTCGACCCGCTCGCCGAGGCGGTCGGAGCCGGCCACGTGCTCTGCGCGCGCCTGGAGCGGTGCGGCCGCTTCTACACCGGCGCGCTCCTGGGCGCCCCGGTCATC
This window contains:
- a CDS encoding HAD family hydrolase, which codes for MPTSELSTPRRPRLVFSDVDETLITCKSLLDFLGYYLAGRYGPEGASRAARIREDLHAQVTAGLPRADANRAYYRAWRGEPVAAVEEWARRWFAERSAAEGFYVREVAAQLRGHRAEGASIVLVSGSFRPLLDPLAEAVGAGHVLCARLERCGRFYTGALLGAPVIGDEKRRLVRELLARHPHIDPADCYGYGDDPSDLPMLSEVGHAVMVGASSHG